From Bacteroidota bacterium, the proteins below share one genomic window:
- a CDS encoding protein-glutamate O-methyltransferase CheR: MAVQAISESIVLTDERVDQVLSVLHSRTGMNFIHYARPSIVRRLRVFLQREGLPDLLALPLLLEHDPALTTRLVNTLTVHFTELFRDPEFFRAIREQVLPFLATYPRINIWHAGCSTGEEVYSMAIMLDEVNLLRKARIYATDINTDVLEQAQEGSFSPALFSHYTRNYRQAGGRGQLTDYCAPVNGRIVMKDQLRRRISFHQHNLAADASFNEFHLILCRNVMIYFDPLLQERATRLFHESLVNLGYFAIGNKESLRFNRMRTSFVTIDGSHKIFRKVRFQKL, translated from the coding sequence ATGGCTGTACAAGCAATAAGCGAGTCCATCGTCCTTACGGATGAGCGCGTCGACCAGGTTCTTTCGGTTTTGCACAGCAGGACCGGAATGAACTTCATTCACTATGCGCGACCATCTATTGTACGGCGGCTGCGGGTGTTTTTGCAACGGGAGGGTCTTCCCGACTTGTTGGCCTTGCCCTTGTTGCTGGAACATGATCCCGCACTGACTACCCGACTCGTTAATACGCTCACGGTTCACTTCACCGAGCTGTTTCGCGATCCGGAATTCTTCCGGGCCATTCGCGAACAAGTGTTGCCGTTTCTGGCGACCTATCCCAGGATCAACATCTGGCATGCCGGATGTTCCACCGGGGAGGAAGTTTACTCCATGGCCATCATGCTGGATGAGGTTAACCTGCTGCGAAAGGCAAGAATATACGCGACCGATATCAATACCGATGTATTGGAACAGGCGCAAGAAGGCAGCTTCTCCCCTGCCCTGTTCTCACATTATACCCGTAACTACCGTCAGGCTGGTGGACGAGGTCAGTTAACCGACTACTGTGCCCCGGTTAACGGAAGAATCGTGATGAAGGACCAATTGCGGAGGCGCATTTCCTTCCATCAGCACAACCTTGCAGCCGATGCCAGCTTCAACGAGTTTCATCTGATCCTCTGCAGAAATGTGATGATCTACTTTGATCCGCTGTTGCAGGAACGCGCCACCCGTTTGTTTCACGAGTCGCTTGTGAACCTCGGATACTTTGCCATAGGCAATAAAGAGAGCCTGCGTTTTAATCGTATGCGAACATCGTTTGTAACGATCGACGGCAGCCATAAAATCTTCCGAAAAGTCCGATTCCAGAAACTGTAA
- a CDS encoding response regulator: MQATVSPSRPDTATQVRPVKLLIVDDRPENILSLESILEGPGREILKAESGNEALRIALKEDIAVMLLDVQMPEMDGFEVARLLKENSKTRDISIIFVTALSKEERYTMQGYEEGAVDYLHKPLDVNVVKAKVAVFEKLYRQKIELRENAERLESVNKQLGEFVYIVSHDLKAPLRGLASLASFMEEELGAEPKVEVVELLNMMKSRTARMQQLIDGILHYSRMANNRGDREDVDLNELINSIIDLIAPASNVVIETPDNLPVILAERVKLHEVLQNLIINGIKYNDKAEIRIKIAFEDNGSHYRFHVTDNGVGIRPEHQEKIFGIFQTLQPKDQCESTGIGLTIVKKIIEQQEGAVTIASEVGSGTTFSFTWKK, from the coding sequence ATGCAAGCCACTGTTTCCCCCTCGCGCCCGGATACCGCAACACAGGTTCGTCCTGTCAAATTGCTGATCGTAGATGATCGCCCGGAGAACATCCTCTCCTTAGAAAGCATCCTGGAAGGTCCGGGTCGTGAGATCCTGAAAGCGGAGAGCGGAAACGAGGCGCTGCGAATCGCGCTGAAGGAAGACATTGCCGTTATGCTACTCGACGTGCAAATGCCGGAGATGGATGGATTCGAGGTTGCGCGCCTGTTGAAAGAGAATAGCAAGACCCGCGATATATCCATCATCTTCGTAACTGCCCTGAGTAAGGAGGAGCGTTATACCATGCAGGGCTACGAGGAAGGCGCCGTCGACTATCTGCACAAGCCCCTGGATGTTAATGTCGTAAAGGCAAAAGTTGCTGTATTTGAAAAGCTCTATCGACAGAAGATTGAGTTGCGTGAAAATGCTGAGCGGCTCGAGAGTGTGAATAAGCAGTTGGGCGAGTTCGTCTACATTGTTTCACATGATCTCAAGGCGCCGTTGCGGGGCCTGGCCAGTCTTGCGAGTTTCATGGAAGAAGAGCTTGGTGCCGAACCGAAGGTGGAAGTTGTCGAGCTCTTGAATATGATGAAGAGCCGTACGGCACGCATGCAACAATTGATCGATGGCATTCTGCATTATTCCCGTATGGCCAATAATCGGGGTGATCGGGAGGATGTTGATCTTAATGAGCTGATTAACAGCATTATAGATCTTATTGCTCCGGCATCAAATGTGGTCATCGAGACACCGGACAACCTGCCGGTGATCTTGGCCGAGCGCGTGAAACTTCACGAAGTGCTTCAGAATCTGATCATTAACGGAATCAAGTACAACGATAAAGCCGAGATTCGGATCAAGATTGCATTTGAGGATAATGGCTCACACTATCGGTTTCATGTAACGGATAATGGTGTTGGAATTCGTCCCGAGCATCAGGAAAAAATCTTTGGCATATTCCAGACGCTTCAACCCAAGGACCAGTGTGAAAGTACCGGCATTGGGTTGACAATCGTAAAGAAGATTATTGAACAGCAAGAGGGCGCAGTGACCATTGCTTCAGAAGTAGGAAGCGGCACAACCTTCAGCTTCACCTGGAAAAAGTAG
- a CDS encoding class I SAM-dependent methyltransferase — protein METLNACPICQSGSFLPELVAKDYTVSGKEFQIVKCAECGLLFTNPRPTKLEIGPYYESPDYISHSNSKKGLVNNIYQWVRNRAIKEKLALVHKFSGKRDTIKLLDIGCGTGEFLASAKASGMQTKGIEPSTAAREQAIRNHQLNVEGEEGLEKLTESYDVITLWHVLEHVHDLRVRVQKIAEILNNGGVAIIAVPNPNSTDRNTYNKEWAAWDVPRHLYHFTPATIKRLFNDFSLKHEASIAMKYDAYYVSMLSERYRNNGKNNLPAAFLNGWKSNIHAGSNAELYSSVIYIFRKS, from the coding sequence ATGGAAACCCTAAACGCCTGCCCGATCTGCCAATCGGGTTCTTTTTTACCTGAATTAGTCGCAAAGGACTACACCGTATCCGGAAAAGAATTCCAAATCGTCAAGTGCGCGGAATGCGGACTGCTCTTTACGAATCCTCGTCCAACGAAGCTCGAGATTGGGCCATACTACGAGAGCCCAGACTATATCAGTCATTCCAACAGCAAAAAAGGCCTAGTCAACAATATCTACCAATGGGTACGAAATCGCGCGATTAAGGAAAAATTAGCGTTGGTACATAAATTCTCGGGGAAACGCGACACCATTAAGCTGTTAGACATAGGCTGTGGCACCGGAGAGTTCCTTGCCAGTGCAAAGGCTTCCGGAATGCAAACGAAGGGGATAGAGCCCAGCACCGCCGCAAGGGAGCAAGCTATTCGCAACCATCAACTGAATGTAGAAGGGGAGGAGGGCTTGGAGAAACTGACAGAATCCTATGATGTGATTACCCTTTGGCATGTACTGGAACACGTACACGATCTTCGGGTCCGAGTTCAAAAAATCGCCGAAATTTTAAACAATGGGGGAGTAGCCATCATAGCGGTTCCCAACCCCAACTCCACGGATAGAAATACGTATAATAAAGAATGGGCTGCCTGGGACGTACCGAGACATTTGTACCACTTCACGCCTGCCACGATCAAACGGCTCTTCAATGACTTTTCATTGAAACACGAGGCGTCAATTGCAATGAAATACGACGCGTATTACGTTAGTATGCTGAGTGAACGCTATCGTAATAATGGCAAAAACAACTTGCCCGCTGCCTTCCTGAATGGCTGGAAATCCAACATCCACGCCGGATCCAATGCCGAGCTATACTCCAGCGTGATCTACATCTTTAGAAAATCCTGA
- the mnmG gene encoding tRNA uridine-5-carboxymethylaminomethyl(34) synthesis enzyme MnmG gives MSLHPTYDVIVVGAGHAGCEAAAAAANMGSSVLLVTMNLQTIAQMSCNPAMGGIAKGQIVREIDALGGYSGIVSDRSMIQFRMLNRSKGPAMWSPRTQNDRMLFAAEWRRLLEQTPNVDFWQDMVNGLIINNNRVVGVRTGMGQEFHAKAVVLTNGTFLNGVIHIGEKHFGGGRSGEKAATGITEQLVSLGFQSGRMKTGTPPRLDGRSIDYSKTEEQPGDTIPGRFSYLDAPLPDRQLSCWITYTNDAVHDILKEGFDQSPMFAGRIQGLGPRYCPSIEDKINRFADKERHQLFIEPEGWDTVEIYLNGFSTSLPEEVQYKALRQVPGLENVKMFRPGYAIEYDYFPPTQLNLTLETKGIENLYFAGQINGTTGYEEAGCQGLMAGINAHRKINGLEPVILKRSEAYIGVLIDDLVTKGTDEPYRMFTSRAEFRTLLRQDNADIRLTPLGYSIGLAKEERMRRVERKMLETDRILGFLRQESAFPDQVNPMLEERNTSAISQKQKLFNLLSRPQLGMQDLLGSVDSLTSFAAGIEEDFRAMALEQAEIMVKYEGYIEKEQEIVEKFARLEEINLHDEFDYESLSALSMEARIKLSKIRPRTLGQASRISGVSPSDISVLMVHLGR, from the coding sequence ATGTCACTGCACCCGACATATGATGTTATAGTAGTAGGCGCCGGCCATGCCGGTTGCGAAGCTGCGGCAGCGGCTGCCAACATGGGCTCCAGCGTTCTGCTGGTCACCATGAACCTGCAGACCATTGCCCAGATGTCGTGCAACCCGGCCATGGGCGGAATTGCTAAAGGTCAGATTGTCAGGGAAATAGATGCGCTCGGCGGTTATTCCGGCATCGTTTCCGATCGTTCCATGATTCAGTTTCGCATGCTGAACAGGTCGAAGGGGCCTGCCATGTGGAGTCCGAGAACACAGAACGATCGTATGCTTTTCGCTGCTGAATGGCGGCGCTTGCTGGAGCAAACTCCGAACGTGGATTTCTGGCAAGACATGGTTAATGGCCTGATTATCAATAACAACAGGGTCGTTGGCGTTCGTACCGGCATGGGGCAGGAGTTTCACGCCAAAGCGGTGGTGTTAACCAATGGAACCTTTCTGAATGGGGTGATACACATTGGTGAAAAGCATTTTGGCGGAGGACGCAGCGGCGAAAAGGCGGCAACGGGAATTACCGAGCAGTTGGTTTCGCTGGGCTTTCAAAGCGGCCGTATGAAAACCGGCACCCCTCCCCGACTCGATGGCCGTTCGATCGATTATTCGAAAACAGAAGAACAACCCGGCGACACCATTCCCGGGCGCTTTTCTTACCTGGACGCACCATTACCCGATCGTCAACTTAGTTGCTGGATTACCTATACCAATGACGCGGTACACGATATCCTGAAAGAGGGATTCGATCAATCCCCCATGTTCGCCGGACGAATTCAGGGACTTGGTCCGCGTTATTGTCCTTCGATCGAAGACAAGATCAATCGATTCGCCGATAAAGAACGGCATCAGTTGTTTATCGAGCCGGAAGGTTGGGACACCGTGGAGATCTACTTGAACGGATTTTCGACCTCATTACCGGAAGAAGTACAGTACAAAGCGCTTCGCCAGGTACCCGGTTTGGAGAACGTCAAAATGTTCCGTCCGGGCTACGCTATTGAATACGACTACTTCCCGCCCACCCAGTTGAATCTGACGCTCGAAACCAAGGGTATTGAGAATCTCTATTTCGCCGGACAAATCAACGGAACAACCGGTTACGAAGAAGCCGGCTGCCAGGGCCTGATGGCCGGCATCAACGCACATCGCAAGATCAACGGACTCGAACCGGTCATCCTCAAGCGGTCCGAGGCCTATATCGGTGTGCTGATCGACGACCTGGTCACCAAGGGCACTGATGAGCCTTATCGGATGTTTACTTCCAGGGCCGAATTCAGGACCTTGTTACGACAGGATAATGCTGATATCCGACTAACCCCGTTGGGATATTCCATCGGTCTGGCAAAAGAAGAACGAATGCGCAGGGTAGAGCGCAAGATGCTCGAAACTGATCGGATTTTGGGCTTTTTAAGACAAGAATCCGCTTTCCCGGATCAAGTGAATCCAATGCTGGAAGAGCGTAACACTTCCGCTATTTCTCAAAAGCAAAAGCTCTTCAACCTGCTTTCCAGACCTCAATTGGGGATGCAGGACCTTTTGGGATCGGTTGATAGCCTCACTTCCTTTGCAGCCGGAATCGAAGAGGATTTTAGGGCAATGGCACTGGAGCAGGCCGAAATAATGGTGAAATATGAGGGTTATATTGAAAAAGAGCAGGAAATCGTAGAAAAGTTCGCGCGTTTGGAGGAAATCAATCTACACGACGAGTTTGACTACGAATCCTTGAGCGCACTCTCAATGGAGGCCCGAATCAAACTCTCGAAGATCCGTCCGCGCACACTGGGGCAGGCCTCCAGAATCAGCGGTGTATCGCCGTCTGATATTTCGGTCCTGATGGTCCATTTGGGCCGCTGA
- a CDS encoding KUP/HAK/KT family potassium transporter has product MSSSSLNKVTVGGLLVTLGIIFGDIGTSPLYVLKAIVGKEAISEETVLGGISCIFWTLTLQTTIKYVILTLRADNKGEGGIFSLYTLVRRTKVPWLVFPTIIGGAALLADGVITPSISVSSAIEGLRYFDPAINTVPIVIAILTALFLIQQFGTKFVGRFFGPVMFTWFLMIGVLGILSIVHAPHVLAAVNPLYAYRLLAEHPNGFWLLGAVFLCTTGAEGLYSDMGHCGRKNIRASWGFVKVMLLLNYFGQAAWLVGQEGAFLEDRNPFYSMMPDSFRWIGLIVATGATVVASQALISASFTLINEAIRLNFWPRVRIKYPTDLKGQIYIPSINWMLYAGCVGVVLFFRESSHMEAAYGLTINIDMIMTSTLLVFYLSLRRYRSFIIFLFIAVYATIEFSFLIANLDKFIHGGYVSMIISLAMIYVMWAWYQARKIRNRFVEFVKLKDYLPLLRDLSHDFSIPKYATHLVYLTSANYTEEIEAKVVYSILQKQPKRADIYWFVHVDVMDEPYMMEYKVVELIKGNIVRVDFRLGFRVEPRINLMFRKVVEDMVKNFEVDITSRYESLGRKNLIGDFRFVVMEKFLSLENDLPFYEKIILDTYFFFKRVSLSEERAFGLDTSSVTIEKVPMVVNPVGDIPLKRVK; this is encoded by the coding sequence TTGAGTTCTTCTTCGCTTAACAAGGTTACCGTCGGTGGCCTACTGGTTACGCTCGGAATCATTTTCGGCGACATCGGAACGTCGCCGCTGTATGTGCTGAAAGCCATTGTCGGCAAGGAAGCCATCAGCGAAGAGACCGTGCTCGGCGGGATCTCCTGTATCTTCTGGACGCTTACCCTGCAGACCACGATCAAGTATGTGATCCTGACGCTGCGCGCGGACAACAAGGGTGAGGGCGGCATCTTCTCACTCTATACATTGGTGCGTCGCACGAAAGTACCGTGGCTGGTGTTTCCAACAATCATCGGCGGCGCTGCGCTGCTTGCAGACGGAGTCATTACACCTTCCATTTCGGTTTCTTCCGCCATCGAGGGACTTCGCTACTTCGATCCCGCGATCAACACGGTACCGATCGTCATTGCGATCCTCACCGCATTGTTTCTCATCCAACAGTTCGGCACCAAGTTCGTCGGCCGGTTCTTCGGTCCGGTGATGTTCACCTGGTTCCTCATGATCGGCGTGCTTGGGATACTGTCGATCGTGCACGCGCCGCATGTGCTGGCAGCGGTCAATCCGCTATACGCCTATCGGCTGCTGGCCGAACACCCGAATGGATTCTGGTTGCTGGGCGCAGTCTTCCTTTGTACAACCGGTGCAGAAGGCCTGTACTCCGACATGGGTCACTGCGGCCGCAAAAATATCCGGGCGAGCTGGGGCTTCGTAAAAGTGATGTTGTTGCTGAACTACTTCGGGCAGGCTGCCTGGCTGGTAGGGCAGGAGGGAGCCTTCCTCGAGGACCGCAACCCGTTTTATTCGATGATGCCCGACAGCTTCCGCTGGATCGGACTCATCGTGGCCACCGGGGCAACGGTCGTGGCCAGTCAGGCGTTGATCAGCGCATCCTTTACGCTCATCAACGAAGCGATTCGCCTCAACTTCTGGCCGCGCGTACGCATCAAGTACCCGACGGACCTGAAAGGGCAGATCTATATTCCTTCGATCAACTGGATGTTGTATGCCGGTTGTGTGGGGGTCGTCTTATTCTTCCGCGAATCCTCGCACATGGAGGCCGCATATGGTCTGACGATCAACATCGACATGATCATGACCTCGACGCTGTTGGTGTTTTACCTCTCCCTGCGTCGTTATCGTTCGTTCATCATTTTCCTGTTCATCGCGGTCTATGCCACGATCGAATTCTCTTTCCTCATCGCCAACCTCGACAAGTTTATTCACGGCGGCTATGTGAGCATGATCATCAGCCTGGCCATGATCTATGTGATGTGGGCCTGGTACCAGGCGCGGAAGATCCGGAACCGCTTTGTTGAATTCGTCAAGCTCAAAGATTACCTGCCGCTGTTGCGCGACCTCAGCCACGATTTCTCCATCCCCAAATATGCCACGCACCTGGTCTACCTTACCAGCGCGAACTACACGGAGGAGATCGAGGCGAAAGTGGTGTATTCGATCTTGCAGAAACAGCCCAAGCGCGCCGACATCTACTGGTTCGTACACGTGGATGTTATGGATGAGCCGTACATGATGGAATACAAGGTGGTGGAGTTGATCAAAGGCAACATTGTCCGCGTGGACTTCCGCCTGGGCTTCCGCGTGGAACCCAGGATCAACCTGATGTTCCGGAAGGTGGTCGAAGACATGGTGAAGAACTTCGAAGTCGACATTACCTCCCGTTACGAATCATTGGGACGGAAAAACCTGATCGGCGATTTCCGCTTCGTAGTAATGGAAAAGTTCCTGAGCCTCGAGAACGACCTGCCGTTCTACGAAAAGATCATCCTCGACACCTACTTCTTCTTCAAACGCGTCTCGCTCTCCGAAGAACGGGCATTCGGACTCGATACCAGTTCTGTCACCATCGAAAAAGTTCCGATGGTTGTGAATCCGGTCGGAGACATCCCGCTCAAACGGGTTAAATAA
- a CDS encoding acyl-CoA thioesterase → MSLKAKKASESFSILTEFVLPNDTNTLGNLMGGRLLHWMDIAAAIAAHRHCGRVVVTASVNNVSFNQPIRLGEIVTLESKVSRAFNSSMEVFIDVWVENNATGEKKKCNEAIYTFVAVDQLGNPIHVPELIPETDAEKRRYEGALRRRQLSLILAGKMKPADATELKALFL, encoded by the coding sequence ATGTCACTCAAAGCTAAAAAGGCCAGCGAATCGTTTTCGATCCTGACCGAATTCGTATTGCCCAACGACACCAATACGCTGGGCAACCTCATGGGAGGCCGCCTGCTGCATTGGATGGACATCGCCGCCGCCATCGCCGCGCATCGACATTGCGGCCGCGTGGTCGTGACCGCCTCGGTCAACAACGTATCCTTCAACCAGCCGATCCGACTGGGCGAGATCGTGACCCTGGAATCGAAAGTGTCGCGCGCCTTCAATTCTTCCATGGAAGTCTTCATCGACGTATGGGTGGAGAACAACGCGACCGGAGAGAAGAAGAAGTGCAACGAGGCCATCTATACCTTCGTGGCTGTCGACCAGCTTGGCAACCCGATCCATGTACCCGAATTGATTCCCGAAACGGATGCAGAAAAACGCCGCTACGAAGGAGCCCTTCGTCGCCGACAACTCTCCCTCATCCTCGCCGGCAAAATGAAACCAGCCGACGCCACGGAGCTGAAGGCGCTGTTCCTTTGA
- a CDS encoding KUP/HAK/KT family potassium transporter — translation MVTLGIIYGDIGTSPLYVFKAIIGKNPIDPDLVLGGISCVFWTLTIQTTFKYVILTLRADNKGEGGIFSLYALVRRTKTKWLLLPAIIGGSALLADGIITPPISVASAIEGLRVYNDSIPTVPIVIGIITALFLIQQFGTKFVGRFFGPVMMIWFLMLGTLGVAEITQFPSVFKALNPYYAIHLLTQYHHGFWVLGAVFLCTTGAEALYSDLGHCGRQNIRITWGFVKTMLVLNYLGQGAWLMQHQGQMLEDVNPFYAIMPSWWLVPGIVIATAAAIVASQALISGSFTLINEAIRLNFWPKVRIVYPSDLRGQLYVPSVNWLLLAGCIGIVLHFRESSGMEAAYGLAIIITMLSTTLLLMYYLYLRRVSYAVIGLLLVLFLTVELSFLVANLEKFPHGGWLTLIIASMLIGVMWSWYAARKIRNRFVEFIKLKDYLPMLRDLSHDFSIPKYSTHLVYLTSANFPEEIESKVVYSILQRQPKRADIYWFVHVDVLDEPFTMDYKVTELIKGNIFRVDFRLGFRVEPRINLMFRNVVEDMVKNFEVDITSRYESLSRKNMIGDFRFVVMEKFLSYENELSAYEKIIMDIYFFFKRISLSEPRAFGLDTSSVTVEKVPMIVNPIGRLSLRRIT, via the coding sequence TTGGTGACGCTGGGGATCATCTATGGCGATATCGGAACCTCGCCGCTGTATGTATTCAAGGCGATCATCGGTAAGAATCCGATCGACCCCGATCTGGTGCTGGGTGGGATCTCTTGTGTCTTCTGGACGCTGACGATCCAGACGACGTTCAAGTATGTGATCCTGACCCTGCGGGCCGATAACAAAGGGGAGGGGGGCATCTTTTCGTTGTATGCCCTGGTGCGGAGGACGAAGACCAAGTGGTTGCTGCTTCCCGCGATCATTGGCGGATCCGCCCTGTTGGCCGACGGGATCATCACGCCGCCGATCTCGGTCGCATCCGCGATCGAGGGTCTGCGGGTTTATAACGACAGCATCCCTACGGTGCCGATCGTGATCGGCATCATTACGGCGCTCTTTCTCATTCAACAGTTCGGAACAAAGTTCGTCGGGCGTTTCTTCGGTCCGGTGATGATGATCTGGTTCCTCATGCTGGGTACGTTGGGCGTTGCCGAGATCACCCAGTTTCCTTCGGTATTCAAAGCACTCAATCCGTACTACGCGATTCACCTGCTCACGCAATATCACCACGGCTTCTGGGTGTTGGGGGCGGTCTTTCTCTGCACAACGGGAGCGGAGGCTTTGTACAGTGATCTCGGTCACTGTGGTCGACAGAACATCCGCATCACCTGGGGTTTTGTAAAGACCATGCTGGTGCTGAATTACCTCGGACAGGGCGCCTGGCTCATGCAACATCAGGGGCAGATGCTGGAAGACGTCAATCCGTTCTATGCCATCATGCCTTCCTGGTGGCTCGTGCCGGGGATCGTCATCGCCACCGCCGCGGCGATCGTGGCATCCCAGGCGCTGATCAGCGGATCGTTCACGCTCATCAACGAAGCAATCCGGCTGAACTTCTGGCCGAAGGTGCGGATCGTATATCCGTCGGATCTTCGCGGACAACTATACGTTCCATCGGTGAACTGGCTTTTACTTGCGGGCTGTATCGGGATCGTATTGCACTTCCGGGAGTCGTCGGGCATGGAAGCCGCCTACGGACTCGCCATCATCATCACCATGCTCAGCACCACGCTGCTGCTCATGTACTACCTGTACCTGCGCAGGGTCTCGTACGCGGTGATCGGCTTGTTGTTGGTGCTGTTCCTCACGGTGGAACTATCCTTCCTCGTGGCAAATCTTGAAAAGTTCCCGCACGGCGGCTGGCTGACGCTGATCATCGCGTCGATGCTGATCGGGGTCATGTGGTCGTGGTATGCCGCGCGGAAGATCCGCAACCGCTTCGTGGAGTTCATCAAGCTCAAGGACTACCTGCCGATGCTGCGCGACCTGAGCCACGATTTTTCTATTCCGAAATATTCCACGCACCTGGTTTATTTGACCAGCGCCAACTTCCCGGAGGAGATCGAATCCAAGGTCGTGTACTCCATTCTTCAGCGACAGCCGAAACGCGCCGATATCTACTGGTTCGTGCACGTCGATGTGTTGGACGAGCCGTTCACGATGGATTATAAAGTCACGGAGCTGATCAAGGGCAACATCTTCCGCGTCGACTTCCGCCTCGGGTTCCGGGTGGAGCCGCGCATCAACCTGATGTTCCGCAACGTGGTCGAAGACATGGTGAAGAACTTCGAAGTCGACATCACCTCGCGCTACGAGTCCCTCAGCCGAAAGAACATGATCGGGGATTTCCGCTTCGTGGTGATGGAGAAATTCCTCTCGTATGAGAATGAGCTATCCGCGTACGAGAAGATCATCATGGACATCTATTTCTTCTTCAAGCGGATCTCCTTGTCCGAACCCCGGGCCTTCGGTCTCGACACCAGTTCGGTGACCGTGGAGAAGGTGCCGATGATCGTGAATCCGATCGGGCGGTTGTCATTGCGGAGGATTACGTAA
- a CDS encoding T9SS type A sorting domain-containing protein — MKYWLAWFILLFHVSATAQLTWTTSGDVAPDTCSNMHPRLCLDGAGNPLVVWGRMNDQTVFFSRWTGSAFSAPVILNPPWMPVATASWMGPDIASHGDTVYVVVKRIPESADSNRIFLFASFNGGVSFSNPVELGFIADSISRFPAVTTDATGNPIVAFMKFNSSFLDSRWAVLRSSDYGNTFTTDTKASGWGGSAEVCDCCPGEIISEGNTCVMLYRDNNANLRDSWAGISADNAISFTNGCAVDDNNWVIAACPASGPDGVIVGDTLYATFMSGGTGSYQAYLSKTCLGSNTLCSIEPLTGNIPGLSQQNYPRIANDGSAIAIVWKQSVNGDAQLPILLTPDITNGFPASYDTVAVNNVTNADVKLKNSRVWVVWQDNASGTVRYKTGTYSAPTGLREEFDTNPFSVFPNPAGEELNVASDLSSVFTIRVYTVLGKLVYQETVQGKTTVSLTDWSEGLYLMALEAGDRVYRKKFFKH, encoded by the coding sequence ATGAAATACTGGTTAGCCTGGTTCATCTTATTGTTTCACGTATCTGCCACTGCGCAACTAACCTGGACGACTTCCGGAGATGTTGCGCCGGATACCTGCAGCAACATGCACCCGCGACTTTGCCTCGATGGGGCGGGAAATCCTTTGGTGGTTTGGGGAAGAATGAACGATCAGACCGTTTTCTTTTCCCGGTGGACGGGGTCCGCGTTCAGTGCTCCGGTGATACTCAATCCGCCCTGGATGCCGGTGGCTACGGCAAGCTGGATGGGTCCCGATATCGCTTCACATGGTGATACCGTGTATGTTGTGGTTAAACGCATTCCCGAATCCGCGGACTCTAATCGTATCTTCTTGTTTGCTTCATTCAACGGCGGCGTGTCGTTCAGCAACCCGGTGGAACTCGGATTCATCGCCGACAGCATCTCACGCTTTCCGGCCGTTACAACCGATGCGACCGGCAATCCCATTGTTGCATTCATGAAATTCAATTCGTCATTTCTGGATAGCCGCTGGGCTGTCCTGCGTTCCTCGGATTATGGTAACACGTTCACCACTGATACGAAGGCCAGCGGTTGGGGTGGCTCGGCGGAGGTGTGTGATTGTTGTCCGGGTGAGATCATCTCGGAGGGCAATACTTGTGTGATGCTCTATCGCGACAACAACGCCAATCTCCGGGATAGCTGGGCGGGCATTTCAGCGGATAATGCCATTTCTTTTACAAACGGTTGTGCGGTAGATGATAACAATTGGGTGATCGCAGCCTGTCCGGCCAGCGGGCCGGATGGGGTCATCGTGGGGGACACCCTGTATGCCACCTTCATGAGCGGAGGAACCGGAAGCTACCAGGCCTACTTGAGCAAAACCTGCCTTGGCTCCAATACACTCTGCAGCATTGAACCACTCACCGGAAACATTCCCGGACTGAGTCAACAAAACTATCCGCGCATTGCAAACGATGGGTCAGCCATCGCCATCGTATGGAAGCAATCGGTGAATGGTGATGCTCAACTTCCTATTCTGCTAACTCCCGATATTACCAATGGTTTCCCCGCGTCTTATGACACCGTTGCAGTGAACAATGTCACCAATGCGGACGTGAAACTGAAAAACAGTCGGGTCTGGGTGGTATGGCAGGACAACGCCAGTGGTACCGTCCGGTACAAAACGGGAACTTACTCCGCCCCTACCGGCCTGCGCGAGGAATTCGATACAAATCCATTTTCAGTCTTTCCGAATCCGGCGGGCGAAGAATTGAATGTTGCTTCAGATTTAAGCAGCGTTTTTACAATTCGCGTTTACACCGTGCTGGGGAAACTGGTCTATCAGGAAACCGTACAGGGAAAAACAACGGTTTCGTTGACTGATTGGAGCGAGGGCTTGTATTTGATGGCGCTGGAGGCCGGAGACAGGGTCTATCGTAAAAAATTCTTCAAGCACTAA